A stretch of Candidatus Thermokryptus mobilis DNA encodes these proteins:
- a CDS encoding YIP1 family protein: MICSVCGVKNSKFDVKCRNCSAFLQSPVRVLNFFEILYLLFSSPKIAFHKIMISERKNFVVLLVYLSGVYLSIDIFYLLHAGEKFDNLISLIFIIFAIGSVIGLIFIFCISLVLKLFFKFGDEKPNFKSLFALLSYITAPMSISIAFLLPAKLSVFGIYYFTETPKPYDLKPIPFYIFALIDLILKLYSLSLLFIAVNYIAESLPKTVLFMVLTSICMVVLLNLLTEAVKLLLFY, encoded by the coding sequence ATGATATGCTCAGTTTGTGGTGTTAAAAATTCAAAATTTGACGTTAAGTGCCGAAATTGTTCTGCTTTCCTTCAAAGTCCAGTGAGGGTTTTAAATTTCTTTGAAATTTTATATTTGCTTTTCTCCAGCCCAAAGATCGCTTTTCATAAGATTATGATCTCCGAGAGAAAAAATTTTGTAGTTTTACTTGTCTATCTTTCTGGCGTGTATTTGTCAATTGATATATTTTACTTGCTTCATGCTGGGGAAAAGTTTGACAATTTGATCTCTTTGATATTTATTATTTTCGCTATCGGGTCAGTTATTGGGTTAATCTTTATTTTCTGTATCTCACTTGTATTAAAGTTGTTCTTTAAATTCGGGGATGAAAAACCTAATTTTAAATCACTTTTTGCGCTTTTATCATATATAACTGCGCCGATGTCCATATCAATTGCATTTCTTCTGCCAGCAAAACTTTCTGTATTCGGAATTTACTATTTTACAGAGACACCAAAACCTTACGATCTAAAACCGATCCCGTTCTATATTTTTGCCTTGATTGATTTAATCTTGAAACTTTACTCGTTATCGCTTTTATTTATAGCGGTAAATTACATAGCGGAAAGTTTACCAAAGACGGTTCTCTTTATGGTTTTAACTTCAATTTGTATGGTCGTTTTATTAAATTTATTAACAGAGGCAGTAAAATTGCTTCTCTTTTATTGA
- a CDS encoding diacylglycerol/lipid kinase family protein, with amino-acid sequence MAYEFVLSKWFKLGNELKTHIVLNPYAGRWRGAKLYQKILQYARAIKYLERFQLTTAPGEAIQIAKETKAELIVAAGGDGTVNEVVNGILQSGSEKLLGVIPIGSGNDFAKMLNLKPFKIKMAIESLRRKTTITSDVGLIEFLRNDGTSGSRFFINGVGIGFDAMAADESRKIKHLRGIPLYTLALLKTLAKYKAPEMNIKIDGKNISGRIFLVAIGNGKSAGGGFLLTPDARINDEVFDVCLVNDLPIFRVLQVLPTVLKGKHTKYPEVTMMKAREIEIKSDSDLVLHADGEILGTNLRWIRISIIPKAVEVISNMQS; translated from the coding sequence TTGGCGTACGAGTTTGTTCTATCAAAATGGTTTAAACTTGGAAATGAGCTGAAAACTCACATAGTTTTAAATCCTTATGCAGGGAGATGGAGGGGTGCTAAACTATACCAAAAAATCCTCCAGTATGCGAGGGCGATAAAATATCTTGAAAGATTTCAACTGACCACGGCGCCGGGTGAGGCGATTCAAATAGCAAAGGAGACGAAGGCAGAGCTTATCGTAGCAGCCGGAGGCGATGGAACAGTAAATGAAGTTGTCAATGGCATTCTTCAAAGTGGATCTGAAAAACTTCTTGGGGTTATTCCAATTGGTTCTGGTAATGATTTCGCCAAGATGTTAAATTTGAAACCGTTTAAAATCAAGATGGCAATTGAATCCTTAAGAAGGAAAACAACGATTACATCTGATGTTGGTTTGATTGAATTTTTAAGAAATGACGGGACATCCGGAAGTAGGTTTTTTATAAATGGAGTTGGGATTGGGTTTGATGCAATGGCTGCCGATGAAAGCCGAAAGATAAAACATCTTCGCGGGATTCCGCTTTATACTCTTGCTCTTTTGAAGACACTCGCAAAGTATAAAGCACCTGAGATGAACATCAAGATTGATGGGAAGAACATATCGGGGCGGATTTTCCTTGTAGCTATCGGCAATGGGAAGTCTGCCGGAGGTGGCTTTCTTTTGACGCCAGATGCGAGAATAAATGATGAAGTTTTTGATGTTTGTTTGGTGAATGATCTTCCCATTTTTAGGGTTCTTCAGGTATTGCCAACCGTTTTGAAAGGAAAACATACCAAATATCCAGAAGTGACGATGATGAAAGCAAGAGAGATTGAAATAAAGTCCGACTCCGATCTTGTTCTTCACGCAGATGGTGAAATACTTGGAACTAATTTAAGATGGATTAGA
- a CDS encoding NAD(P)H-dependent amine dehydrogenase family protein, protein MKKKINAVQFGLGPIGQLCAKTILQKHSERINLVGAVDIDPSKVGKELGELLGIDKTGIEVESDIKNILKKKKVDLVFHTTTSFMSDVRKQLIDLIKLKLNIVSSTEELFFPRYRNREIAEEIDNLAKKFKVRVLGTGVNPGFVMDVLPSVLTQVCTSVKRIRVERVVNASKRRLPLQLKIGAGLKVSEFKEKKATGRFGHIGLVESLQFLAYVLNIQLDEIKEELDPIVTYKNLRTDYLTIQKGRVAGIHHRAIGFKDGNEVIELDLKMFIGDHRDYDAVYIDGEPPIKMKILNGVFGDTATVGSLINCGYLIFNAKPGLLTMADIGLPHGFFSQK, encoded by the coding sequence ATGAAGAAAAAAATCAACGCAGTTCAGTTTGGTTTAGGTCCAATAGGACAACTTTGCGCTAAAACAATTTTACAAAAGCATAGTGAAAGGATCAATCTCGTTGGTGCTGTTGATATTGATCCATCAAAGGTCGGAAAAGAACTGGGCGAACTTCTTGGGATTGATAAGACGGGGATTGAAGTTGAAAGCGATATTAAAAACATATTGAAGAAAAAAAAGGTTGATTTGGTTTTTCACACTACCACATCTTTTATGAGCGATGTCAGAAAGCAACTTATTGATTTGATAAAGTTAAAGTTGAACATAGTTTCGTCAACCGAGGAATTGTTTTTCCCGAGGTATAGAAACCGTGAGATTGCAGAGGAAATTGACAATCTTGCGAAAAAATTTAAAGTTAGAGTACTTGGCACTGGTGTAAATCCGGGTTTCGTTATGGATGTTTTACCCTCTGTTTTAACACAGGTCTGCACGAGCGTTAAAAGAATAAGGGTTGAAAGAGTTGTAAATGCGTCAAAAAGGCGTTTGCCACTTCAACTTAAAATTGGAGCTGGGCTGAAGGTAAGCGAATTCAAAGAAAAAAAGGCAACGGGTAGATTTGGTCACATTGGACTTGTGGAATCGCTCCAGTTTCTTGCTTATGTTCTTAACATTCAACTTGATGAGATTAAAGAGGAGCTTGATCCAATTGTAACCTATAAAAACTTGCGAACGGATTACCTAACAATTCAGAAAGGAAGGGTTGCTGGCATACATCATAGAGCTATCGGCTTTAAGGATGGGAATGAGGTTATAGAGCTTGATTTAAAGATGTTCATTGGAGATCACAGAGATTATGACGCAGTTTACATAGATGGTGAACCACCGATAAAGATGAAAATTTTAAATGGTGTTTTTGGTGATACAGCGACAGTTGGAAGTTTAATAAATTGCGGATATTTAATTTTCAATGCCAAACCAGGGTTGTTGACCATGGCAGATATTGGTTTGCCACATGGATTTTTTAGTCAAAAATAA